The DNA sequence CTGAACGAATACTACTATATAACCAAGAAAATACTCTACAAATGGCTGAACCGGAGGAGTCAGCGGCGAAGTTTTAATCTCTGCCAGTTTAGACGACTTCTCAGACGCTACAGAATTGAGGTTCCTAGAATAAGGGAAAACCCTAATACCCAGTTAGAACTTGACTTTAGTTTTGTCTGACTTACGGAGGCGAATATTCCTGAAGAGCCCGGTGCGATAATTCCGCACGCCGGGAATCTGTGCGGGGGGCGTCGGGCAACCGGCGTTCCTACCGTGACGGTGAAATGCGGCTAGGTTTCATATTTAGAATAAAAATAATAGGAGCTGGGTTTATGGCTCAAAGAACGAAGACTCACGAAATTGACACAATAGCCCAACAAGTATTTTGTTCTTCAATGCCCGAATCATGGGTAATACGAAAACAAGAACCTGACTATGGGATAGATTTTCAGGTGGAAGTGTTTGAAAATGGGCAATCAACAGGTGTATTATTTGAAGTCCAGCTTAAAGGTACAACTTTACCAAACTACAAAAATGGTTATTTACTACATCGTTTCAAGGTGTCCCACTTACTTGATTATATTGGTCGAGTACTACCAATAATTATTGTCATTGTTGATGCTAAAATGAAGCGTGCTTTTTGGGTATCTGTTGATGAAACTATAAGTTACCTGTGGAAAACTTTGCCTGATTGGGGAAAGAGGAAATACTTAACTTTATGCGTACCAGTCAGTCAAGAGTTGCCTGAAACAACTACACAATTGGGTCGAATGATGACTAAAGCCACTAGTTCGCTTCGGAGTTTAAAAAGGGATACTGGGTGCTTGGTGTTCAGTTACGATGATTATTGTTTTGTGCCTGATGGTGGTTTTAATCGTTTAGAAAATTATAGACTGGAGATTGATGTTAACTTTTATTCGGAGCGTCCCATGAGTGAAATTATTGTGTCATTTTGTATTGAAGAGGGAAGTGGCGCTAGCAGATTTCAACGGTCTAAAGGACTATTAGAGGTTTGGAAACTTTGTGTAGACCAAAAAATATTTCTTGG is a window from the Phosphitispora fastidiosa genome containing:
- a CDS encoding DUF4365 domain-containing protein, giving the protein MAQRTKTHEIDTIAQQVFCSSMPESWVIRKQEPDYGIDFQVEVFENGQSTGVLFEVQLKGTTLPNYKNGYLLHRFKVSHLLDYIGRVLPIIIVIVDAKMKRAFWVSVDETISYLWKTLPDWGKRKYLTLCVPVSQELPETTTQLGRMMTKATSSLRSLKRDTGCLVFSYDDYCFVPDGGFNRLENYRLEIDVNFYSERPMSEIIVSFCIEEGSGASRFQRSKGLLEVWKLCVDQKIFLGVVNRAVDPRQVFIGPPITIKTWQELNISVSSDSLILDVNGTQKHYELESKLPIGHLFIIGAKSTGTGIVNGLYGAIKKIKIHDLNICRDIALWTFPRIFPSLDISGNGRYLSFPFTETSRNARCTNDPYYTQLFD